The Inquilinus sp. Marseille-Q2685 genome includes a window with the following:
- a CDS encoding ABC transporter substrate-binding protein — translation MALGFAVLLSAVPAAAQQPAPKLSVTIGWLGEAVREPEPPSLVEPVARDKGLAGARLALTDNQTTGRFLGQDYALDETVVPAGGDLAGAAAAMAGRGVRLIVADLAADRLLQLADLPEMKDAVILDARAQDDRLRVADCRANVFHTIPSRAMKADALAQYLAFKRWTRWVLVSGTLDDDKAFAYAVRRAARRYGARIVEERTYEFQAGSRRADTGEQQVQRQMTQLTQRLPDYDVMVVADESEVFGEYLPYRTWDARPVVGTQGLVPTAWHRSQEQWGGTQVQRRFQKAAGRWMLERDYAAWAAVRALGEAVTRTGKADPAAIRDYLVSDAFQLAAFKGVPLTFRRWDQQLRQPILLASPMMLVSVSPQEGFLHQRTPLDTLGYDEPESQCRLNP, via the coding sequence GTGGCGCTTGGCTTTGCGGTGCTTCTGTCGGCCGTTCCGGCCGCGGCCCAGCAGCCGGCGCCCAAGCTGTCGGTCACCATCGGCTGGCTCGGCGAGGCGGTCCGGGAGCCGGAGCCGCCGTCGCTGGTCGAACCGGTGGCCAGGGACAAGGGCTTGGCCGGCGCCCGGCTCGCCCTCACCGACAACCAGACCACCGGCCGCTTTCTCGGCCAGGACTACGCGCTGGACGAGACGGTGGTCCCGGCCGGCGGCGACCTGGCCGGTGCGGCCGCGGCCATGGCCGGAAGGGGCGTCAGGCTGATCGTCGCCGACCTGGCGGCCGACCGCCTGCTGCAGCTGGCCGACCTGCCGGAGATGAAGGACGCGGTGATCCTCGACGCCCGCGCCCAGGACGACCGGCTGCGCGTCGCCGACTGCCGCGCCAATGTCTTCCACACCATCCCCAGCCGGGCGATGAAGGCCGACGCCCTGGCGCAGTACCTGGCGTTCAAGCGCTGGACCCGCTGGGTCCTGGTCTCCGGCACGCTGGACGACGACAAGGCCTTCGCCTACGCCGTCCGCCGCGCCGCCAGGCGCTACGGCGCCCGGATCGTCGAGGAACGAACATACGAGTTCCAGGCCGGCTCCCGCCGTGCCGACACCGGCGAGCAGCAGGTGCAGCGGCAGATGACCCAGCTGACCCAGCGCCTGCCGGATTACGACGTCATGGTCGTGGCCGACGAGAGCGAGGTGTTCGGCGAGTACCTGCCCTACCGCACCTGGGATGCGCGGCCGGTCGTCGGCACCCAGGGGCTGGTGCCGACCGCCTGGCACCGCAGCCAGGAGCAGTGGGGCGGCACCCAGGTCCAGCGCCGCTTCCAGAAGGCCGCCGGCCGCTGGATGCTGGAGCGCGACTACGCCGCCTGGGCGGCGGTCCGCGCCCTGGGCGAGGCGGTCACCCGCACCGGCAAGGCCGATCCGGCGGCGATCCGCGACTATCTGGTGTCCGACGCCTTCCAGCTCGCCGCCTTCAAGGGCGTGCCGCTGACCTTCCGCCGCTGGGACCAGCAGCTGCGCCAGCCGATCCTGCTGGCCTCGCCGATGATGCTGGTCTCGGTCTCGCCGCAGGAGGGCTTCCTGCACCAGCGCACGCCGCTGGACACGCTCGGCTACGACGAGCCGGAATCGCAGTGCCGGCTGAACCCCTGA
- a CDS encoding cytochrome c family protein: MRGFALVAAVAALALPIAAQAQDAAGDAAKGKQVFAKCQACHSMDAGTNKLGPSLHGVVGRTSGTLEGFKYSDAMKNAHLTWDDATLDKYLANPKTLVPGTKMVFPGLPKEEDRLAVIAYLKEAGAS, from the coding sequence ATGCGAGGTTTTGCGCTCGTCGCGGCAGTCGCCGCGCTCGCCCTGCCGATCGCGGCCCAGGCCCAGGACGCCGCGGGCGATGCGGCCAAGGGCAAGCAGGTCTTCGCCAAATGCCAAGCCTGCCATTCGATGGATGCCGGCACCAACAAGCTCGGCCCGTCGCTGCACGGCGTGGTCGGCCGCACCTCCGGCACGCTCGAGGGCTTCAAGTATTCCGATGCCATGAAGAACGCGCATCTGACCTGGGACGACGCGACGCTCGACAAGTATCTTGCCAATCCCAAGACCCTGGTGCCGGGCACCAAGATGGTGTTCCCCGGCCTGCCGAAGGAAGAGGACCGGCTCGCCGTCATCGCCTATCTGAAGGAGGCGGGCGCGAGCTGA